The proteins below are encoded in one region of Pacificitalea manganoxidans:
- a CDS encoding asparaginase has protein sequence MSAVDLVELWRGPFLESVHRGHAVICRPDGEIVESWGDPQQLIFPRSSVKMIQALPLLESGAARGAGLGAEQLALACASHQGAAIHTDRVRRWLNVLDLDEHALRCGPQMPRDPAARDQITCAHGHAGQMHNNCSGKHAGFLTLTRHLGAGSEYIEPAHPVQKAVRAAFEEVTGETSPGYGIDGCSAPNFACTVAGLARAMAGFAGAQEGSARGDAQIALRSAMMQHPELVAGEGRACTELMRAMGGTVAIKTGAEAVFVAILPEQKLGIALKIEDGSTRASECAIAAILVRLGVLDPAHPATLRRMNVPQLNRRGMDTGILKPTDALTA, from the coding sequence ATGAGCGCGGTGGATCTTGTTGAATTGTGGCGCGGGCCGTTTCTGGAAAGTGTCCATCGCGGCCATGCGGTGATCTGCCGTCCCGATGGTGAAATCGTTGAAAGCTGGGGCGATCCGCAGCAACTGATCTTCCCGCGCTCCTCCGTCAAGATGATCCAAGCGCTGCCGCTGCTGGAAAGCGGGGCGGCGCGCGGCGCGGGGCTGGGGGCCGAGCAGCTTGCGCTGGCCTGTGCCTCCCACCAAGGCGCGGCGATCCATACCGACCGGGTGCGGCGCTGGCTCAATGTGCTCGATCTTGACGAACACGCGCTGCGCTGCGGTCCGCAGATGCCGCGTGATCCCGCCGCCCGCGATCAGATCACCTGTGCCCATGGCCATGCCGGGCAGATGCATAACAACTGCTCTGGCAAACATGCGGGCTTTCTGACGCTGACCCGGCATCTGGGGGCAGGCAGCGAATATATCGAACCCGCCCATCCGGTGCAGAAAGCTGTGCGCGCAGCGTTTGAGGAGGTCACGGGCGAGACCAGTCCGGGCTATGGCATTGATGGCTGTTCGGCGCCGAACTTTGCCTGCACCGTTGCAGGGCTTGCGCGGGCGATGGCGGGCTTTGCTGGGGCGCAGGAGGGCAGCGCGCGGGGCGACGCACAGATCGCGCTGCGCAGCGCCATGATGCAGCATCCCGAACTGGTCGCGGGCGAAGGTCGGGCCTGCACCGAACTGATGCGCGCCATGGGCGGCACCGTGGCAATCAAGACCGGCGCCGAGGCGGTGTTCGTCGCGATCCTGCCGGAACAGAAACTGGGCATCGCGCTAAAGATCGAAGACGGCAGCACCCGCGCATCGGAATGCGCGATTGCTGCGATCCTCGTGCGGTTGGGGGTTCTTGATCCGGCGCATCCTGCCACGCTGCGCCGGATGAACGTGCCACAACTGAACCGGCGCGGGATGGATACCGGTATCTTGAAGCCGACGGATGCCTTGACCGCCTGA
- a CDS encoding invasion associated locus B family protein, translating to MTTRIKTGLIAGAVALMAALPLVAQESTNRVAAKTDWSVFIESDPTECWSVSAPKETVNTRDGRVVAVRRGDILLFVAYRPGSDVEGELSFTGGYPFAPGSTVTMQIGGNSYELFTEGEWAWPASASDDAKIITEMKRGAEATLSARSERGTNTKDSFSLLGFTAALEEAESRCTG from the coding sequence ATGACTACCCGGATCAAGACCGGACTGATCGCCGGTGCCGTCGCCCTTATGGCGGCGCTGCCGCTTGTGGCGCAAGAATCGACCAACCGTGTCGCGGCCAAAACCGATTGGAGCGTTTTCATCGAAAGCGACCCGACCGAATGCTGGAGCGTGTCAGCCCCGAAGGAAACCGTAAACACCCGTGACGGCCGTGTCGTTGCGGTGCGGCGCGGTGACATCCTTCTGTTCGTGGCCTACCGGCCCGGCTCGGATGTGGAAGGGGAGCTGTCCTTTACCGGCGGCTATCCGTTCGCGCCCGGCTCGACCGTGACGATGCAGATCGGCGGCAACAGCTATGAGCTGTTCACCGAAGGCGAATGGGCTTGGCCTGCATCCGCGTCGGACGATGCCAAGATCATCACCGAGATGAAGCGCGGTGCAGAAGCCACGCTGAGCGCCCGCTCCGAGCGGGGCACCAACACCAAGGACTCGTTCTCCCTGCTCGGCTTCACCGCCGCGCTGGAGGAGGCCGAAAGCCGCTGCACGGGCTAA
- a CDS encoding YggS family pyridoxal phosphate-dependent enzyme, which yields MSLSEIKQRIEKAEAAAGRAPGSVQLVAVSKVQPDARVRDVLTQGHRLFGENRVQEAAGKWPEFRADFDGVSVHLLGPLQSNKARQAMELFDAIHSVDRPKLARAIARLAQELGQCPDLFLQVNTGEEPQKAGVLPADADDFVAEARALDLPVKGLMCIPPVDEEPSLHFALLRKIAERNGLDGLSMGMSGDFETAIGQGATHVRVGSAIFGARDTAG from the coding sequence ATGAGCCTGTCCGAGATCAAGCAGCGCATCGAGAAAGCCGAAGCCGCCGCAGGACGTGCGCCGGGGTCGGTGCAACTGGTCGCGGTGTCCAAGGTCCAGCCTGACGCCCGCGTTCGCGATGTGCTGACCCAAGGCCACCGTCTGTTCGGTGAAAACCGGGTGCAGGAGGCCGCCGGAAAATGGCCGGAGTTTCGCGCGGACTTCGACGGGGTTTCCGTGCATCTTCTAGGACCGCTGCAAAGCAACAAGGCCCGGCAGGCAATGGAGTTGTTCGATGCGATCCATTCCGTCGACCGTCCGAAACTGGCGCGTGCCATCGCCCGACTGGCGCAGGAACTGGGCCAATGTCCGGACCTTTTCTTGCAGGTCAATACCGGCGAGGAACCGCAGAAAGCAGGCGTGCTGCCCGCCGATGCGGATGACTTCGTGGCGGAGGCGCGCGCGCTCGATCTGCCGGTAAAGGGCCTGATGTGCATCCCCCCTGTGGATGAGGAACCGAGCCTGCATTTCGCCTTGCTGCGCAAAATAGCCGAGCGCAATGGCTTGGACGGTTTGTCGATGGGCATGAGCGGGGATTTCGAGACGGCCATCGGGCAGGGGGCCACCCATGTCCGCGTAGGCTCCGCTATCTTTGGCGCACGCGACACTGCGGGCTGA
- a CDS encoding tetratricopeptide repeat-containing sulfotransferase family protein — protein sequence MAKADPNSVQGRFDVAQALQSRGRLAEARAILQALLLRAPKVAQIHFQLGQIAAAEQQTDQAATHYQNAAALAPAEPAIPRAEVLLHSAAGNEDAALAAHDRLIALAPEQVKPRADKALYLQQIGRFDAARAEFRRALKRAPWDGELYRLMVGGEKIAPNAPVIAEMQKALRHPRCTGRARIHMNFALAKAMDDAGRHERVFTYLRPANADTRAAHPYDPKAWEAEVDGWLRLFDGMEFDAPTAPAADSPIFVTGLPRSGTTLVEQILARHSAVTAGEEMNLLRRMAYSRLNYPGAEPRALVDLPRADVRSLGETYVAAAQKRLGTQARFTDKSIQSYLMTGLIRQAIPGARIIVVRRDPRDVALSIYKNVFAEGTHRYAYDLEDLAHYCSVFLRVLDYWRDRLPGGFEEIRYEDLVADPEPQIRALVSAAGLDWEDACLETGTTSGRVRTLSIYQVRQPIYASSRRAWERHAEEMAPFITAMGDRLS from the coding sequence ATGGCTAAGGCTGATCCCAATTCCGTGCAGGGCCGTTTCGATGTCGCGCAAGCGTTGCAATCGCGAGGCCGCCTTGCTGAAGCGCGCGCGATTTTGCAGGCCTTGCTGCTGCGCGCGCCGAAAGTGGCGCAAATTCATTTCCAGTTAGGACAGATCGCGGCTGCTGAACAACAGACGGATCAGGCCGCCACCCATTATCAGAATGCCGCCGCGCTCGCCCCTGCGGAGCCTGCCATTCCGCGCGCCGAGGTGCTGCTGCACAGCGCTGCCGGGAACGAGGACGCCGCGCTTGCCGCGCATGACCGTCTCATCGCGCTGGCGCCCGAGCAGGTAAAGCCGCGCGCGGATAAGGCGCTTTATCTCCAGCAGATCGGGCGCTTTGACGCGGCCCGCGCGGAGTTTCGCCGGGCGTTGAAGCGGGCACCTTGGGATGGCGAGCTTTACCGGCTGATGGTCGGAGGGGAGAAAATTGCCCCCAATGCGCCGGTCATCGCGGAGATGCAAAAGGCGCTGCGCCATCCTCGCTGCACCGGGCGCGCGCGCATCCACATGAATTTCGCGCTGGCCAAGGCGATGGACGATGCGGGCCGCCATGAGCGCGTCTTTACTTATCTGCGTCCAGCCAACGCCGACACCCGCGCGGCTCATCCCTACGATCCGAAAGCGTGGGAAGCCGAGGTGGATGGCTGGCTGCGCCTGTTCGACGGGATGGAATTCGACGCGCCGACGGCGCCTGCGGCGGATAGCCCGATCTTCGTCACCGGCCTGCCCCGCAGTGGCACCACACTGGTGGAACAGATCCTTGCCCGGCACAGCGCGGTAACGGCGGGCGAGGAAATGAACCTGCTGCGGCGTATGGCCTATTCCCGGCTTAACTATCCCGGTGCGGAGCCACGCGCGCTGGTGGATCTGCCCCGCGCCGATGTTCGTAGCCTTGGCGAGACGTATGTCGCGGCCGCCCAGAAGCGGCTCGGCACGCAGGCACGGTTCACGGACAAATCCATCCAGTCCTACCTGATGACCGGCCTGATCCGGCAGGCGATACCGGGCGCGCGGATCATCGTGGTGCGGCGTGATCCCCGCGACGTGGCGCTGTCGATCTATAAGAACGTGTTTGCAGAGGGCACCCACCGCTACGCCTACGACCTTGAGGACCTGGCGCATTATTGCAGTGTATTTCTGCGGGTGCTGGATTACTGGCGCGATCGCCTGCCCGGCGGCTTTGAGGAGATCCGGTATGAGGATCTCGTCGCCGACCCGGAGCCGCAGATCCGCGCATTGGTCAGTGCGGCTGGACTGGACTGGGAAGATGCGTGCCTGGAAACCGGCACGACATCGGGCCGGGTGCGGACGCTCAGCATCTATCAGGTGCGTCAGCCGATCTATGCCTCCTCTCGCCGCGCCTGGGAGCGCCACGCCGAGGAAATGGCGCCCTTCATCACCGCTATGGGAGACCGTTTGTCATGA
- a CDS encoding porin gives MKKVLLASTALVGFAGAAAAEVTITGSAEMGIYGGSEIETQFFQDLDVTFSMSGETDGGLSFGASVDLDESDGSGTNVFSTAFEPYDDGGATIFVSGGFGTVTMGDTDGAMDWALTEAGNMGNPGSIADDETSHAGYLGAYLDGAYDGQIVRYDYAVGDFGFAISTEMDDSGDRDAGYALGLKYATMVSGVDMAFGFGYQTVDAGDDDFFGTGFDVDVDAVGVSAVATLASGFTGGIEITQISVEVDGGPFDGDDADIMHYGLGFGYETGPLAMHINYGLFEGDDIADFDGIGVAVGYDLGGGASVLAGYNNSNYLDDEDDYDTFSLGLSMSF, from the coding sequence ATGAAAAAGGTTCTTCTCGCCTCCACCGCACTGGTCGGCTTTGCTGGCGCCGCGGCTGCTGAGGTTACCATCACTGGTTCTGCCGAAATGGGCATCTACGGTGGTTCCGAAATCGAAACGCAGTTCTTCCAGGACCTGGACGTCACGTTCTCCATGTCCGGCGAAACCGACGGCGGCCTGTCGTTCGGCGCGTCCGTCGATCTGGACGAGTCCGATGGCTCCGGCACCAACGTGTTCTCGACCGCGTTCGAGCCCTATGACGACGGCGGCGCGACCATCTTCGTCTCCGGCGGTTTCGGCACCGTGACCATGGGCGACACCGACGGCGCCATGGACTGGGCCCTGACCGAAGCTGGCAACATGGGTAACCCCGGTTCCATCGCTGACGACGAGACCTCGCACGCCGGTTACCTCGGCGCGTATCTCGACGGCGCCTATGACGGCCAGATCGTTCGTTACGACTACGCTGTTGGCGACTTCGGCTTCGCGATCTCGACCGAAATGGACGACTCCGGCGACCGCGATGCCGGCTACGCCCTCGGCCTGAAATACGCCACCATGGTTTCCGGTGTCGATATGGCCTTCGGCTTCGGCTACCAGACTGTTGACGCTGGCGATGACGATTTCTTCGGCACCGGCTTCGACGTCGACGTTGACGCAGTTGGCGTTTCGGCTGTTGCGACCCTGGCTTCCGGCTTCACCGGCGGCATCGAGATCACTCAGATCTCCGTTGAAGTCGACGGCGGCCCCTTCGATGGTGACGACGCAGACATCATGCACTACGGCCTGGGCTTCGGCTACGAAACCGGCCCGCTGGCAATGCACATCAACTACGGTCTGTTCGAAGGCGACGATATCGCTGACTTCGACGGCATCGGTGTTGCAGTTGGTTACGACCTGGGCGGCGGCGCTTCCGTGCTGGCCGGCTACAACAACTCCAACTACCTGGACGACGAGGACGACTACGATACGTTCTCCCTCGGCCTGTCCATGTCCTTCTGA
- a CDS encoding DUF3576 domain-containing protein — translation MTVRTAARLTLGASLIATLAACGGIGSGDSGLFGRGGNSAALDPANVQSRERAEQQRAARDALTREDRSNRSSFFDLFENRDDPNTTVSVNRYIWNASLDVLNFMPVQQVDPFSGVIVMGYGTPPGGGTAYRATVYVQDPALDARSLRVALASRSGPVSADVQRAIEDAILTRARQLRLRDADL, via the coding sequence ATGACCGTCAGAACCGCCGCCCGCCTGACCCTGGGCGCGTCCCTGATCGCCACGCTGGCAGCCTGTGGTGGAATCGGCAGCGGCGACAGCGGCCTGTTCGGACGGGGCGGCAACAGCGCCGCGCTCGACCCGGCCAATGTCCAATCCCGCGAGCGGGCCGAACAGCAGCGCGCCGCGCGCGATGCCCTCACCCGCGAGGACCGTTCGAACCGCTCGTCCTTCTTCGACCTGTTCGAGAACCGCGACGATCCCAACACCACTGTCAGCGTTAACCGCTATATCTGGAATGCCTCGCTCGACGTGCTGAATTTCATGCCCGTCCAGCAGGTCGATCCGTTTTCGGGTGTGATCGTCATGGGCTACGGCACTCCGCCGGGTGGCGGCACCGCCTATCGCGCGACCGTCTATGTTCAGGATCCGGCACTTGATGCGCGGTCGCTGCGGGTGGCGCTTGCGTCTCGCTCCGGCCCGGTCAGCGCCGATGTGCAGCGCGCGATCGAGGATGCGATTCTCACCCGCGCGCGTCAGCTGCGCCTGCGCGACGCCGACCTCTGA
- the leuS gene encoding leucine--tRNA ligase, whose protein sequence is MSRLSPAEIEPKWQAAWDDAGVFTATRDPAREKYYVLEMFPYPSGRIHMGHVRNYTMGDVVARYKSSCGFSVLHPMGWDAFGMPAENAAMASGGHPKDWTYANIATMRDQMKPLGLSIDWSREFATCDPEYYGQQQALFLDMLDAGLIYRKNAVVNWDPVDMTVLANEQVIDGKGWRSDAPVERRELTQWFFKISDMAGDLLDGLDTLEDWPEKVRLMQANWIGQSRGLQFAFSLTAESVGHDRIEVYTTRPDTLMGASFVGISPDHPLARALEESNPELAAFCAECRRIGTSEEALEKAEKRGFDTGLTVRHPFDTAWELPVYIANFILMDYGTGAIFGCPAHDQRDFDFATKYDLPIPPVFVEKDAEDAQLTEAFVPPKTEPVHYVRGFAGAPVQTGAEGVDAAIAFCEENGVGHGVTKYRLRDWGLSRQRYWGCPIPVVHCEACGVVPEKKENLPVRLPDDVSFDQPGNPLDRHPTWRDVACPACGQPARRETDTMDTFVDSSWYYARFTSPRAETPTDAEDAAYWMNVDQYIGGIEHAILHLLYSRFFARAMQITGHLPETAREPFNALFTQGMVTHEIYLTRDEKGRAVYHLPEDVTDGRLADGTEVEVIPSAKMSKSKKNVVDPVSIVEAYGADTARWFVMSDSPPERDVEWTASGAEASYKHLQRVWRLASTIDADMRAAAPEDLTPAPARDMPLLRTIHRAIAEVTEGIEGFAFNSSIARLYAFANAIAKSDATLPIRAQAMRVLAQLMSPMTPHLSEEIWHLLTGGTEGLVAQAAWPVADPAMLVEDSVTLPIQINGKKRGEITVPADASREAVEKLVLDTDAVRKALPEGGAPKKLIVVPGRIVNVVV, encoded by the coding sequence ATGTCCCGCCTTTCTCCCGCCGAGATCGAACCCAAATGGCAGGCCGCGTGGGATGACGCCGGCGTCTTTACCGCGACCCGCGACCCTGCGCGCGAGAAGTATTACGTCCTAGAGATGTTCCCCTACCCGTCGGGCCGCATCCATATGGGCCATGTGCGCAATTACACGATGGGCGACGTGGTTGCGCGCTATAAGAGCTCCTGCGGCTTCAGCGTATTGCACCCAATGGGGTGGGATGCGTTCGGGATGCCTGCGGAAAACGCGGCGATGGCCTCGGGCGGGCACCCGAAGGACTGGACCTACGCGAATATCGCCACCATGCGCGATCAGATGAAGCCGCTGGGCCTGTCGATCGACTGGAGCCGCGAATTCGCCACCTGCGATCCGGAATATTACGGCCAGCAGCAGGCGCTGTTTCTCGACATGCTCGATGCCGGGCTGATCTACCGAAAGAACGCAGTGGTGAACTGGGATCCCGTCGATATGACCGTGCTTGCCAATGAGCAGGTGATCGATGGCAAAGGCTGGCGTTCCGATGCGCCGGTGGAACGCCGCGAACTGACGCAATGGTTCTTTAAGATTTCTGACATGGCGGGCGATCTGCTCGATGGGCTCGACACGCTCGAAGACTGGCCCGAGAAAGTCCGCCTGATGCAGGCCAACTGGATCGGCCAGTCGCGCGGTCTGCAATTCGCCTTTTCGCTCACTGCCGAATCTGTGGGCCATGACCGGATCGAAGTCTACACCACCCGCCCTGACACGCTGATGGGCGCAAGCTTCGTTGGGATTTCCCCCGACCATCCGCTGGCCCGCGCGCTGGAGGAGAGCAACCCCGAGCTTGCGGCCTTCTGCGCGGAGTGCCGACGCATCGGCACGTCCGAGGAAGCGCTGGAAAAGGCCGAGAAGCGTGGCTTTGACACCGGGCTGACCGTGCGCCATCCGTTCGACACGGCATGGGAGCTTCCGGTTTATATCGCCAATTTCATCCTGATGGATTACGGCACCGGGGCGATCTTTGGCTGCCCGGCGCATGACCAGCGCGATTTCGACTTTGCCACCAAATACGATCTGCCGATCCCGCCGGTTTTCGTTGAGAAGGACGCCGAGGACGCGCAGCTGACCGAGGCCTTTGTGCCGCCAAAGACCGAGCCCGTGCATTATGTTCGTGGGTTCGCAGGCGCGCCGGTGCAAACCGGGGCCGAAGGTGTCGATGCCGCAATTGCCTTCTGCGAGGAAAACGGCGTGGGCCACGGCGTGACCAAGTATCGCCTGCGCGACTGGGGCCTGAGCCGCCAGCGCTATTGGGGCTGCCCGATCCCGGTGGTGCATTGCGAGGCCTGCGGCGTGGTGCCGGAGAAGAAGGAAAACCTGCCGGTTCGCCTGCCCGATGACGTGTCATTCGACCAGCCGGGCAACCCGCTCGACCGGCATCCGACATGGCGCGATGTGGCCTGCCCCGCCTGCGGCCAGCCCGCGCGGCGCGAAACCGATACGATGGACACGTTCGTCGACAGCTCGTGGTATTACGCGCGCTTCACCTCGCCGCGCGCCGAGACCCCGACCGATGCAGAGGATGCCGCGTATTGGATGAATGTCGATCAGTATATCGGCGGCATCGAGCATGCGATTCTGCATCTGCTGTATTCGCGATTCTTCGCCCGCGCGATGCAGATCACCGGCCACCTGCCCGAAACCGCGCGGGAGCCGTTCAACGCCCTGTTCACCCAAGGCATGGTTACCCATGAAATCTACCTGACCCGCGACGAAAAAGGCCGCGCGGTCTATCACCTGCCCGAAGATGTCACCGACGGACGGCTGGCCGACGGCACCGAGGTGGAGGTCATTCCCTCGGCCAAGATGTCGAAATCCAAGAAGAACGTCGTCGACCCGGTGTCAATCGTCGAGGCCTATGGTGCGGACACCGCGCGTTGGTTCGTCATGTCCGACAGCCCGCCGGAACGCGATGTGGAATGGACGGCATCGGGGGCCGAGGCCTCCTACAAGCATCTACAGCGGGTCTGGCGGCTGGCCAGCACCATCGATGCCGACATGCGCGCCGCTGCGCCCGAGGATCTGACCCCGGCGCCCGCGCGGGACATGCCACTGCTGCGCACCATCCACCGCGCGATTGCCGAGGTGACCGAGGGGATCGAGGGCTTTGCCTTCAACAGCTCCATCGCGCGGCTCTATGCATTTGCCAATGCCATCGCGAAATCCGACGCCACCCTACCGATCCGCGCGCAGGCCATGCGGGTTCTGGCGCAGCTGATGTCGCCGATGACCCCGCATCTGTCGGAAGAGATCTGGCATCTGCTGACAGGGGGCACCGAAGGTCTGGTGGCACAGGCCGCGTGGCCCGTGGCAGATCCCGCCATGCTGGTCGAAGATAGCGTCACCCTGCCGATCCAGATCAACGGCAAGAAACGGGGCGAAATCACCGTGCCCGCAGACGCCTCGCGCGAAGCGGTTGAAAAACTGGTGCTGGACACCGATGCTGTGCGCAAGGCACTGCCCGAGGGCGGCGCGCCGAAGAAGCTCATCGTGGTGCCGGGACGGATCGTCAATGTCGTTGTCTGA
- the lptE gene encoding LPS assembly lipoprotein LptE: MSLSDNAKPGRRAVLAGMGAAASTAVLAACGFSPAYGPNGIGTRLRNQIVADAPDSRTEYAFVAQLEDRLGRNLSAPYALRYALTTSEDGVAITADQVTQRYHIARQLTYSVVEQSSQTVLTRGTLSNFTSYSTTGSTVSTRAAEIDAEERLARALADEMVTRLLGTADRWLP, translated from the coding sequence ATGTCGTTGTCTGATAACGCAAAACCGGGTCGTCGCGCTGTCCTTGCCGGGATGGGCGCGGCGGCGTCGACCGCAGTTCTGGCCGCTTGCGGCTTTAGCCCCGCCTATGGGCCGAACGGTATCGGCACCCGGTTGCGGAACCAGATCGTCGCGGATGCGCCCGACAGCCGGACGGAATATGCCTTTGTCGCGCAGCTGGAGGATCGGCTGGGCCGCAACCTGTCTGCGCCTTATGCATTGCGCTACGCGCTCACCACCTCGGAGGATGGCGTGGCCATCACAGCCGATCAGGTGACCCAGCGCTACCATATCGCGAGGCAACTGACCTATTCTGTCGTCGAACAATCAAGCCAGACCGTGCTGACCCGTGGCACGCTGTCGAACTTCACCTCCTATTCGACCACCGGCAGCACCGTCTCCACCCGCGCGGCGGAGATCGACGCCGAGGAGCGGCTGGCGCGCGCGCTGGCCGATGAGATGGTCACCCGCCTGCTGGGCACCGCGGATCGCTGGCTGCCGTGA
- the holA gene encoding DNA polymerase III subunit delta, whose protein sequence is MKLSTRELGGFIARPDPNRAAVLLYGQDAMRVALKRQDLLANLLGPKAEEDMRLARMTGAELRKDPAALLDAVKAVGFFPGQRGVFIEEATDATTGALETALAEWKPGDAVMVLSAGALKATSKLRKLIEKHPNALAAAIYDDPPGRAEIEAELRRAGVGEVDRAAMDDLTALARALDPGDFRQTVEKLGLYKINDTSPLTSAEVAAMAPATVEAELDDMLHAVAEAHAGEIGALMTRLGGQGVNPVSICITATRHFRALHAAASHPGGPAAGIATARPPIWGPRRDRMIRQAQNWGARRLEDALALLTDTDLSLRSAGQTAPQMAVVERALIRLSMMSR, encoded by the coding sequence GTGAAGCTGTCGACCCGCGAGCTTGGCGGTTTCATCGCGCGCCCGGACCCGAACCGGGCTGCGGTGCTGCTATACGGTCAAGACGCGATGCGGGTTGCGCTGAAACGTCAGGACTTGCTCGCCAATCTTCTGGGCCCAAAGGCCGAAGAGGATATGCGCCTCGCCCGGATGACTGGCGCGGAGCTGCGCAAAGATCCCGCCGCGCTGTTAGATGCGGTGAAGGCCGTGGGTTTTTTTCCCGGTCAACGCGGTGTGTTCATTGAAGAGGCAACCGACGCCACGACCGGCGCATTGGAAACCGCGCTTGCCGAATGGAAGCCGGGCGATGCGGTGATGGTCCTGAGCGCAGGCGCGCTAAAGGCCACGTCGAAGCTGCGCAAGCTGATCGAAAAGCACCCCAACGCGCTGGCCGCTGCGATCTATGACGATCCTCCGGGCCGCGCGGAAATCGAGGCGGAACTGCGCCGTGCTGGGGTGGGTGAGGTCGACCGCGCTGCGATGGATGATCTGACCGCACTGGCACGCGCGCTCGATCCCGGTGATTTCCGCCAGACGGTCGAGAAGCTCGGCCTCTATAAGATCAACGATACCAGCCCGCTGACCAGTGCCGAGGTCGCCGCGATGGCCCCCGCTACGGTGGAGGCTGAACTTGACGACATGCTGCACGCGGTCGCCGAAGCACATGCCGGAGAAATCGGTGCGCTGATGACCCGGCTTGGCGGACAGGGCGTGAACCCCGTCAGCATCTGCATCACTGCGACCCGGCATTTTCGCGCGCTGCATGCGGCCGCGTCGCATCCCGGCGGACCGGCTGCGGGCATCGCCACGGCGCGACCGCCCATCTGGGGGCCGCGCCGCGACCGGATGATCCGGCAAGCGCAGAACTGGGGTGCGCGGCGGCTGGAGGATGCGCTGGCCCTGCTCACGGATACCGATCTGTCGCTGCGCTCCGCAGGACAGACCGCCCCGCAGATGGCAGTGGTGGAACGCGCGCTCATCCGCCTGTCGATGATGAGCCGCTAG
- a CDS encoding lytic murein transglycosylase: MPTRFPAIAMLMALALSLPTAGSAQSSGVPQPLVACGGDFGSFIARMKQAVVARGRSAQAADRFFANVRQDPAVLKADRSQGVFRMEFLDFSRRVISDNRMTNGARNRDRYAAVFQRAEQQYGVPAGILLAFWALETDYGAVQGDFNTLNALMTLSHDCRRPGLFQPQVIAALELFEHGDFDPARTKGAWAGEVGMVQMLPEDILRNGVDGDGDGHVDLKGSPPDALMSGARMLQDLGWRAGEPWLQEVTLPAGLDWSLSGLDQRRSVSDWQRLGVQGRNGALGNGLQASLLLPQGRNGPAFLAYPNFSVLFEWNQSFVYVTSAAYFATRLSGAPVYAAGNPEPGLSAAEMEQLQRKLVARGHDVGGVDGILGEKTREAVQREQIRLGLPADAWPTPALLNRL, from the coding sequence ATGCCGACCCGTTTCCCCGCCATCGCGATGCTTATGGCGCTTGCGCTGTCCCTGCCCACGGCGGGCTCCGCCCAATCCAGTGGCGTGCCGCAACCATTGGTGGCCTGCGGTGGCGATTTCGGCAGCTTCATCGCCCGGATGAAACAGGCCGTTGTGGCGCGGGGCCGGTCGGCACAGGCCGCTGACCGCTTCTTTGCCAATGTGCGGCAAGACCCGGCGGTATTAAAGGCGGACCGCTCGCAGGGAGTGTTCAGGATGGAATTCCTCGACTTCTCCCGCAGGGTGATTTCAGACAACCGAATGACAAACGGCGCGCGCAATCGCGACCGATACGCCGCAGTCTTTCAGCGGGCGGAGCAGCAATATGGCGTGCCCGCAGGCATATTGTTGGCGTTCTGGGCGCTGGAAACGGATTACGGCGCGGTGCAGGGCGATTTTAACACGCTCAATGCGCTGATGACGCTGAGCCATGATTGCCGCCGTCCGGGGCTGTTCCAGCCCCAGGTGATCGCGGCGCTGGAACTGTTCGAGCATGGCGATTTCGACCCGGCCCGCACCAAGGGCGCTTGGGCAGGGGAGGTCGGCATGGTGCAGATGCTGCCCGAGGACATTCTGCGCAACGGTGTCGACGGCGACGGGGATGGCCATGTCGATCTGAAAGGCTCGCCCCCCGATGCACTGATGTCGGGTGCGCGAATGTTGCAGGATCTGGGCTGGCGCGCGGGGGAGCCTTGGTTGCAGGAAGTGACGCTGCCTGCCGGGCTGGACTGGTCGCTTAGCGGGCTCGACCAGCGGCGGTCGGTATCGGACTGGCAGCGGCTGGGTGTGCAGGGCCGCAATGGCGCGCTGGGGAATGGATTACAGGCCTCGCTGTTGCTGCCGCAGGGGCGCAACGGGCCGGCCTTCCTTGCCTATCCGAACTTCAGCGTGTTGTTCGAGTGGAATCAGAGCTTCGTCTATGTGACGTCCGCCGCCTATTTTGCGACCCGGCTCAGCGGCGCGCCGGTCTATGCGGCGGGCAATCCCGAACCGGGGCTCAGCGCGGCCGAGATGGAGCAGTTGCAGCGCAAACTGGTGGCACGCGGGCATGACGTGGGCGGTGTCGACGGTATTCTGGGGGAAAAAACCCGCGAGGCCGTGCAGCGCGAACAAATCCGGCTGGGCCTGCCCGCCGATGCGTGGCCGACGCCCGCCTTGCTGAACCGGCTTTAG